In Paralcaligenes sp. KSB-10, the following are encoded in one genomic region:
- a CDS encoding mannitol dehydrogenase family protein: MNRLSQSTLGGVKPGVTVPSYDRARVESRIVHLGAGAFHRSHQAVYTDDVMAGGDTRWGIVTASLHSPAISQALTPQDGLYTLLVDDNGTTRARVIGSLKEVLCLGESRRRLQEQLCSPLTEIVSLTITEKGYCYEPSSATLDESHADIRADLTAPWNPNTAIGLLVAAIYERKKNGVKPFTILSCDNLPSNGLTLRRVLERYAELAQPMFSDAQLKRHLLDHYACPCTMVDRITPAVVPADLARAEQLVGAHDASPVVAEPFSQWVIEDAFSSNRPAWESVGATFTDDVGAFEEMKLRLLNGSHSALAYLGGLAGCKTVAAAMQDPGLARFVRALMGDAADTLAMPAGVGLDDYMRSLLRRFGNVSLNHLTAQIAMDGSQKLPQRILEPIRLRLARGLPIDHHALVVAAWIRYLMGRDEQHGVLAINDPMADVLAQALARASTQADDLVAAVLGFAQVFGRDLPGNPVFVRSVVHALQNLLSQGVRATLSALASARVQ; the protein is encoded by the coding sequence ATGAACAGACTTTCGCAAAGTACTTTAGGCGGCGTGAAGCCGGGGGTGACCGTTCCTTCGTATGACCGGGCGCGTGTGGAGTCGCGCATCGTGCATCTGGGGGCGGGCGCATTTCATCGCAGCCATCAGGCGGTGTATACCGACGATGTCATGGCCGGCGGCGATACCCGCTGGGGTATTGTGACCGCCAGCCTGCACAGCCCGGCCATCAGCCAGGCGCTGACACCGCAAGACGGCCTGTACACGCTGCTGGTCGACGATAACGGGACCACGCGGGCGCGTGTTATCGGCAGCCTGAAAGAGGTGCTGTGCTTGGGCGAGTCGCGGCGGCGCCTGCAAGAGCAATTGTGTTCGCCCTTGACCGAGATTGTCAGCCTGACGATTACAGAAAAGGGCTATTGCTATGAGCCCTCATCGGCCACGCTGGACGAATCGCACGCCGATATCCGGGCCGACCTGACCGCGCCGTGGAACCCGAATACGGCCATAGGCCTGCTGGTGGCGGCGATTTATGAGCGCAAGAAGAACGGCGTCAAGCCGTTCACGATTCTAAGCTGCGACAACCTGCCCTCGAATGGCCTGACCCTGCGGCGCGTGCTGGAACGCTATGCCGAACTGGCACAGCCGATGTTCAGCGATGCGCAGCTGAAACGCCATTTGCTGGACCACTATGCCTGCCCCTGCACCATGGTCGATCGCATTACGCCGGCCGTCGTGCCGGCCGACCTGGCCAGGGCGGAGCAACTGGTGGGTGCGCACGATGCGTCGCCCGTGGTGGCCGAGCCGTTTTCGCAATGGGTGATCGAAGATGCGTTTTCGTCGAATCGCCCCGCGTGGGAAAGTGTGGGCGCGACCTTTACCGATGATGTCGGCGCTTTCGAAGAAATGAAGTTGCGCCTGCTGAACGGTAGCCATTCGGCCCTGGCGTACCTGGGCGGACTGGCGGGCTGTAAAACTGTGGCCGCGGCCATGCAGGACCCGGGCCTGGCGCGGTTTGTGCGCGCGCTGATGGGCGATGCGGCCGACACCCTGGCCATGCCTGCCGGGGTCGGCCTGGACGATTACATGCGCTCGCTGCTGCGGCGTTTCGGCAATGTGTCGCTGAACCACCTGACCGCGCAAATTGCCATGGACGGTTCGCAAAAATTGCCGCAGCGCATACTGGAGCCGATCCGCCTGCGTTTGGCGCGCGGCTTGCCGATCGACCATCATGCCTTGGTAGTGGCCGCCTGGATTCGCTATTTGATGGGGCGCGACGAGCAGCACGGCGTGCTGGCAATCAACGACCCCATGGCGGACGTACTGGCGCAGGCGCTGGCCCGCGCCAGTACGCAGGCTGATGATTTGGTCGCCGCCGTGCTGGGCTTTGCCCAGGTGTTCGGGCGCGACCTGCCCGGCAATCCTGTTTTTGTACGCAGTGTTGTCCACGCATTGCAAAACCTGTTATCCCAGGGCGTGCGCGCCACGCTGTCCGCCCTGGCTTCTGCGAGAGTTCAATAA
- a CDS encoding enolase C-terminal domain-like protein, whose protein sequence is MRRPKIVDIKATTVTVPLEAPLRHANGAHWGRFVRTIVEVETDVGIVGLGELGGGGESAEQAIQGLKPYVVGTDPFELESLRFNICNPTASLYNNRTQIHAAIEFACIDIIGKFLGIPAYDYLGGKLRDSVEFASYLFFRHPNKTTGEGEVRTIDQLVENALSLKARHGFSSHKLKGGVFPPDYEAEAFQAMAHAMGNDGVRYDPNGALSVEEAIRFAKAIDGLNNNYYEDPAWGLNGMRRVRENTSIPLATNTVVVNFEQLASNILSPAVDVILLDTTFWGGIRPCIKAAGICEAFQLGIAVHSSGELGIQLATMLHLGAVLPNLAFSADAHYHHLVDDIIVGGKMEYRGGKIAVPSGPGLGVELDREKLKQYAELYKEEGGYLYDRDPARPGWFPLIPNTRWADPERGGMVDY, encoded by the coding sequence ATGCGACGACCCAAGATTGTTGATATCAAAGCCACCACCGTCACGGTTCCGCTCGAGGCGCCGTTGCGTCATGCCAATGGCGCGCACTGGGGCCGCTTTGTGCGCACTATTGTCGAAGTGGAAACCGACGTCGGTATCGTGGGCCTGGGCGAATTGGGCGGCGGCGGCGAAAGCGCCGAACAGGCCATCCAGGGCTTGAAGCCGTACGTGGTGGGCACCGACCCGTTCGAGCTGGAAAGCCTGCGCTTCAATATCTGCAACCCCACGGCCAGCCTGTACAACAATCGCACGCAAATCCATGCGGCCATCGAATTCGCCTGCATCGATATCATCGGCAAGTTCCTGGGCATACCGGCCTACGATTATCTGGGCGGCAAGTTGCGCGATTCGGTGGAATTCGCCAGCTACCTGTTTTTCCGCCATCCCAACAAAACCACGGGCGAGGGCGAGGTGCGCACGATCGATCAGTTGGTCGAGAACGCGCTAAGCCTGAAGGCCAGGCATGGCTTCAGTTCGCACAAGCTGAAAGGCGGCGTGTTCCCGCCCGACTACGAGGCCGAGGCCTTCCAGGCCATGGCGCATGCCATGGGCAATGACGGCGTGCGCTACGACCCGAATGGCGCGCTCAGCGTTGAAGAGGCCATACGCTTTGCCAAGGCCATCGACGGCCTGAACAACAATTACTACGAAGATCCGGCCTGGGGCCTGAACGGCATGCGCCGCGTGCGCGAGAACACCTCGATACCGTTGGCAACCAATACCGTGGTGGTGAATTTCGAGCAGCTGGCCAGCAATATATTAAGCCCGGCGGTCGATGTCATTTTGCTGGACACCACCTTTTGGGGCGGCATCCGGCCTTGCATCAAGGCGGCGGGTATCTGCGAGGCTTTCCAACTGGGCATTGCGGTGCATTCGTCGGGCGAACTTGGTATTCAATTGGCCACCATGCTGCATCTGGGCGCGGTGCTGCCCAACCTGGCCTTCTCGGCCGATGCGCACTACCATCACCTGGTCGACGACATTATTGTGGGCGGAAAAATGGAATACCGCGGCGGCAAGATTGCGGTGCCCTCCGGCCCGGGCCTGGGCGTGGAACTGGATCGCGAAAAACTGAAGCAATATGCCGAGCTGTACAAGGAAGAGGGCGGTTATTTGTACGACCGCGACCCGGCGCGCCCAGGCTGGTTCCCGCTGATACCGAATACGCGCTGGGCCGACCCCGAGCGCGGCGGCATGGTGGATTATTGA
- a CDS encoding GntR family transcriptional regulator, which translates to MSDASLDMNQPNWLRGIKRGDPAQARTVMQVVYQRLLHEILTLELKPGEVLSENMLAERLGVSRTPVREALVLLATKQLVDIYPQRKTIVAPIRISNLKKSQFIRESLEINLIKKALESEHHLALYEELSKQIALQETCIKTGNTDAFYASDEEFHRCIVYYADLPELWADIADAKLHMDRARQFTLKHIDSMAEIIEQHRAIALAIKSGKSETAEIAVKEHLRKIFQHLSLTAKQFPEFFELDS; encoded by the coding sequence ATGTCAGACGCCAGTTTGGATATGAACCAGCCCAACTGGCTGCGCGGCATCAAGCGGGGGGATCCGGCCCAGGCCCGCACGGTAATGCAGGTGGTGTACCAGCGCCTGCTGCACGAAATTCTTACCCTTGAACTCAAGCCCGGCGAAGTGCTGTCGGAAAACATGCTGGCCGAACGCCTGGGGGTAAGCCGCACGCCGGTGCGCGAAGCGCTGGTGCTGCTGGCCACCAAGCAACTGGTCGACATCTACCCGCAGCGCAAAACCATCGTCGCCCCCATACGCATCAGCAACCTGAAAAAATCGCAGTTCATCCGCGAATCGCTGGAAATCAACCTGATCAAGAAGGCGCTTGAATCCGAACATCACCTGGCCCTGTACGAAGAACTGAGCAAACAGATCGCCCTGCAGGAAACCTGCATCAAAACCGGCAATACCGACGCCTTCTATGCCTCGGACGAAGAATTCCACCGCTGCATCGTGTACTACGCCGACCTGCCCGAACTGTGGGCCGACATCGCCGACGCCAAGCTGCACATGGACCGCGCCCGGCAATTCACCCTGAAGCACATCGACAGCATGGCCGAGATCATCGAACAGCACCGCGCCATTGCCCTGGCCATCAAAAGCGGCAAATCCGAAACCGCCGAAATCGCCGTTAAAGAACATTTGCGCAAAATCTTCCAGCACCTGAGCCTGACCGCCAAACAATTCCCCGAATTCTTCGAGCTGGATTCGTAA
- a CDS encoding amino acid ABC transporter ATP-binding protein — translation MLVYENVQKSYGSFVALKGVSLQVNRGEVMCLIGPSGSGKSTLLRCTNGLEIIDGGQVVFGGKALGKDPKSLRQVRQHMGMVFQSFELFPHKTAIENIAIGPTTVLGMDEKAANERAMALLAKVGLTDKAQSYPSNLSGGQQQRVAIARALAMEPEVMLFDEPTSALDPETVGEVLNVMKKLANEGMTMIVVTHEMTFARRVANWVVVFEAGAVLEQGPPDQIFVNPEQARTKDFLSHLGWSG, via the coding sequence ATGCTGGTGTACGAGAATGTGCAAAAGTCGTATGGCTCGTTTGTGGCGCTCAAGGGCGTGTCTTTGCAGGTGAATCGCGGCGAGGTCATGTGCCTGATCGGGCCGTCGGGCTCGGGCAAGTCGACCTTGCTGCGTTGCACCAATGGGCTCGAGATCATCGATGGCGGCCAGGTGGTCTTCGGCGGCAAGGCGCTGGGCAAGGATCCCAAGTCGCTGCGCCAGGTGCGCCAGCATATGGGCATGGTGTTCCAGAGCTTCGAGCTGTTTCCCCACAAGACCGCGATTGAAAACATCGCCATAGGGCCGACCACGGTTCTGGGCATGGACGAAAAGGCCGCCAATGAACGCGCCATGGCCTTGCTGGCCAAGGTGGGCTTGACCGACAAGGCGCAGAGCTATCCCAGCAATTTGTCGGGCGGCCAGCAGCAGCGCGTGGCGATCGCCCGGGCGCTGGCGATGGAGCCGGAGGTCATGCTGTTCGACGAGCCCACCTCGGCGCTGGATCCGGAAACAGTGGGCGAGGTGCTCAATGTAATGAAGAAGCTCGCCAACGAAGGCATGACCATGATTGTGGTGACCCACGAGATGACCTTCGCGCGCCGGGTGGCCAATTGGGTCGTGGTGTTTGAGGCGGGCGCGGTATTGGAGCAAGGCCCGCCGGATCAGATTTTCGTGAACCCCGAACAGGCGCGGACCAAGGATTTTCTAAGCCATTTGGGTTGGAGCGGTTGA
- a CDS encoding amino acid ABC transporter permease, whose translation MNLDWSVVTDHWQLLAHGVLLTILLTVFTMLIAVPGGILLASMRLSRFRILSAGSTCFVEFFRNVPIILVVYWAFYVMPVLTGVGLSPFMTGLVALALNNSAYNSETFRGGINSIRMGQKEAGLALGMSNAQAFFKIVLPQAWRRVLPVLASAWVSLFKDTSLVSVIAVGELAYTAMQIRSQTFRVIEMLTAMAAIYWLLGYPQAKLVDWINKKYGVKE comes from the coding sequence ATGAATCTGGACTGGTCCGTTGTTACTGATCACTGGCAGTTGCTGGCGCACGGGGTGCTGCTGACCATACTGCTTACGGTATTCACGATGCTGATTGCCGTGCCGGGCGGTATTTTGCTGGCGTCGATGCGCCTGTCGCGGTTTCGCATTTTGTCGGCCGGCAGCACGTGTTTTGTGGAGTTCTTCAGGAATGTGCCGATCATCCTGGTGGTGTACTGGGCGTTTTATGTGATGCCGGTCTTGACGGGCGTGGGGCTTTCTCCCTTTATGACGGGTCTGGTGGCCTTGGCTTTGAACAATTCGGCGTACAACTCCGAGACGTTTCGCGGCGGTATCAATTCGATACGCATGGGGCAGAAAGAGGCCGGGCTGGCGCTGGGCATGAGCAACGCCCAGGCGTTTTTCAAGATTGTGCTGCCGCAGGCCTGGCGGCGGGTGCTGCCGGTGCTGGCCAGCGCCTGGGTGTCTTTGTTCAAGGACACCTCGCTGGTGTCGGTGATTGCGGTGGGCGAGCTGGCCTACACCGCGATGCAGATCCGCTCGCAAACCTTCCGCGTGATAGAAATGCTGACGGCGATGGCGGCGATTTACTGGCTGCTGGGCTACCCGCAGGCCAAGCTCGTGGACTGGATCAACAAGAAATACGGAGTTAAGGAATGA
- a CDS encoding amino acid ABC transporter permease: MEFDFSPVFQSGWFLLSGVGVTILLSLLAVLGGAILGTAMGLGRCYGPRWLAWILTFYIDSMRAIPVLVILVWAYFAFPILTGLSLPPFWAALAALSLHLAAYVAEILRAGIESIRPGQTRAGLALGMSTAQLVRKIILPQAFVRLLPDFGSIISRTIKDTAIATVIAVPELMRRADTIATQSYRPIEVFTVALVIYFILIFPVTRIVDVFYRRVAHLGRS; encoded by the coding sequence ATGGAGTTCGACTTTAGCCCTGTTTTCCAGAGCGGCTGGTTTTTGCTCTCGGGTGTGGGTGTAACTATTTTGCTGTCGCTGCTGGCGGTGCTGGGCGGGGCGATTCTGGGCACGGCCATGGGGCTGGGGCGCTGCTACGGGCCGCGCTGGCTGGCCTGGATACTGACGTTTTATATCGACAGCATGCGTGCGATTCCGGTGCTGGTGATTCTGGTGTGGGCGTATTTCGCCTTCCCGATTCTTACCGGGCTTAGCCTGCCGCCGTTCTGGGCGGCGTTGGCGGCATTGAGCCTGCATTTGGCCGCCTATGTGGCCGAGATCCTGCGGGCCGGCATCGAGTCGATTCGGCCGGGCCAGACGCGCGCCGGGCTGGCCCTGGGCATGTCGACCGCGCAGCTGGTGCGCAAGATTATCCTGCCGCAGGCCTTTGTGCGCCTGCTGCCGGATTTCGGTTCGATTATTTCCCGCACCATCAAGGATACGGCCATTGCCACGGTGATTGCGGTGCCGGAGCTGATGCGCCGCGCCGATACGATCGCCACGCAAAGCTATCGGCCCATCGAGGTGTTTACGGTGGCGCTGGTGATCTACTTTATTCTTATTTTTCCTGTGACACGCATTGTCGATGTGTTCTATCGGCGCGTGGCGCATTTAGGCCGATCATGA
- a CDS encoding ABC transporter substrate-binding protein: MTRFSLRKVLGATQRYSLVACLGLAALPAVGHADALTPPADSPRIQAIKKAGALKVGVLSNPPWLVENTQGGGEAWSGPAWLLSKEYAKLLGVKLQPVLVSHETKVPVLASNQVDMTISPLSVTPARQKVVDFVTYSKTSLCVFGRADNPKVKNAKSVDDFNKPDITVAYLTGGGEEAWVKTRFPKAKLRGVASGVAAPVEEIMAHRADVTPINRIPWIALNKKVKGLYALPLGNNCQDSTEMASDIGLAIDKNQPKFLSWLTAVKDHMQPQLTADEKASIEKM; the protein is encoded by the coding sequence ATGACTCGGTTTTCACTACGGAAGGTATTGGGCGCTACGCAGCGGTATTCGCTGGTGGCGTGTCTTGGGCTGGCGGCGTTGCCGGCGGTGGGTCATGCCGATGCGCTGACTCCGCCGGCCGATAGCCCGCGCATCCAGGCTATTAAAAAGGCCGGGGCGCTGAAGGTGGGGGTATTGTCGAACCCGCCCTGGCTGGTGGAAAACACCCAGGGCGGCGGCGAGGCCTGGTCGGGTCCGGCCTGGCTGCTGTCGAAGGAATACGCCAAGCTGCTGGGCGTGAAGCTGCAGCCAGTGCTGGTGTCGCACGAAACCAAGGTGCCGGTGCTGGCTTCCAATCAGGTTGATATGACGATTTCGCCGCTGTCGGTAACGCCGGCTCGGCAAAAGGTGGTGGATTTTGTCACCTATTCGAAAACCAGCTTGTGCGTATTTGGCCGGGCCGATAATCCCAAGGTGAAAAACGCCAAGTCGGTGGACGACTTCAACAAGCCGGACATCACCGTGGCGTATCTGACGGGCGGCGGCGAAGAGGCCTGGGTGAAAACGCGCTTTCCGAAGGCCAAGCTGCGCGGTGTGGCCAGTGGTGTGGCGGCCCCGGTGGAAGAGATCATGGCGCATCGCGCCGATGTAACGCCTATCAATCGTATTCCATGGATTGCGCTGAACAAGAAAGTGAAAGGCCTGTATGCCCTGCCTTTGGGCAACAACTGCCAGGACAGCACCGAGATGGCGTCCGACATCGGCCTGGCCATCGACAAGAACCAGCCCAAGTTCCTGAGTTGGCTGACGGCCGTGAAGGACCACATGCAGCCGCAGCTCACCGCGGATGAGAAAGCCTCGATTGAAAAAATGTAA
- a CDS encoding O-antigen ligase, producing the protein MIAIDSPGTWLSRIASVGAFLFFALTLSAPSGYSYGTALLFLASVAFLCRRPHLSLLAEDKALAILFLAIFLISAFIFLLHGNPLKTLDQTSRYVLAIPVLFLLLRVPPSLSFVWGGLFVGGVTSVAITLWQRHWLGIARADGFVTSAIPYGDIALMIALLCIAGLFWACTLRRHAWLWCLALVLGALAGFYSFIASETRGGWLAVPPVVVLFFIAFARKHNVKWTIHAIVTLLLVVGVVLSLAPDLGIKARYDEAVKEVQMYRNQQVSDTSVGARLGAWHLALAGISEKPLLGWSYKDYDAKLDRLAAEKKIDPFVSGLSNTHNNYLEVWLHQGLFGLLALLTLYFYAFWRFCRRLRHDGLMVRVLAVSGASLMVSFFMFGMTQVILGRNNGVLFFLLTLIIFWACMRHEEGKHNST; encoded by the coding sequence ATGATAGCGATTGATTCACCGGGTACTTGGCTCTCCAGAATAGCTTCCGTCGGTGCATTCTTGTTTTTTGCACTGACGTTGTCGGCGCCTTCGGGTTATTCCTACGGAACTGCGCTGTTGTTTCTGGCTAGTGTGGCTTTTCTATGTAGGCGCCCTCATCTTTCTTTGTTGGCGGAAGATAAAGCGTTAGCCATTCTCTTTCTGGCTATTTTCCTCATTTCTGCCTTTATTTTTCTGCTGCACGGCAATCCACTCAAGACGTTGGATCAAACCAGCCGTTATGTATTGGCAATTCCTGTCCTGTTTCTGTTGCTTAGGGTGCCGCCAAGTCTGTCGTTTGTCTGGGGGGGGCTGTTTGTGGGGGGCGTAACGTCGGTGGCAATTACGCTGTGGCAACGGCATTGGCTGGGCATCGCTCGTGCTGATGGCTTTGTGACTAGCGCAATACCTTATGGTGATATTGCCTTAATGATTGCGTTGCTGTGCATCGCCGGCTTGTTTTGGGCCTGTACCCTGAGGCGCCATGCTTGGCTTTGGTGTCTTGCCTTGGTGTTGGGTGCCCTGGCTGGCTTCTATAGTTTTATTGCTTCTGAAACACGCGGTGGGTGGCTGGCCGTACCTCCGGTGGTGGTTCTGTTTTTCATTGCATTCGCCAGAAAGCACAACGTCAAATGGACTATACATGCGATTGTGACCTTATTGCTTGTTGTTGGTGTGGTGTTGTCGCTTGCGCCAGATCTGGGCATTAAAGCCCGATACGATGAAGCGGTGAAAGAAGTTCAGATGTACCGAAACCAGCAAGTGTCCGATACCTCGGTTGGTGCTCGGTTGGGCGCGTGGCATCTGGCTCTTGCCGGTATTTCCGAAAAACCGTTGCTGGGCTGGAGCTATAAAGACTATGACGCCAAGCTTGATCGTTTGGCTGCAGAAAAGAAGATAGATCCGTTTGTGTCCGGCCTTTCAAACACACATAATAATTACCTGGAAGTATGGCTGCATCAAGGCTTGTTTGGCTTGTTGGCTCTTTTGACCCTTTACTTCTATGCGTTCTGGCGTTTTTGCCGGCGGCTAAGGCATGACGGTCTGATGGTTCGGGTATTGGCGGTGTCAGGAGCCTCCCTGATGGTGTCGTTCTTTATGTTCGGCATGACCCAGGTGATTTTGGGGCGCAACAATGGGGTGCTTTTTTTCCTGTTGACCTTGATTATCTTCTGGGCCTGTATGCGACATGAAGAGGGTAAGCATAATTCCACGTAA
- a CDS encoding LPS O-antigen chain length determinant protein WzzB: MEQNVSHYQPSDEIDLRDIARTLWASKLLILLVTLVVTCIAAVYVFFSTPVYETYVQTLPPTASGLSGYNIGSQLTGVAISGITQTNSSAAPPSIKELSIKEAYNDFLQHLTSNTVRQQFFENVYLPAQRTTTDQINKDKLKKQLAKALAITLPTKPTDNTVRVSFEGTNPQTIANWADTYVAMAIKATQKELLNDLAGEVALRTQGIDDQISTLRKIALVARQDRITRLKDALQVAKSIGLEVPANSGNLVTSYTGETTYLRGAKALQAELDVLEKRSNDDPYIDNLPDLLKKRALLKSIDLNPSHLSVATIDQAATVPQEPVKPKKLLVLILGVILGSILGVLIALIRKISKRL; encoded by the coding sequence GTGGAACAAAACGTCTCTCATTATCAACCGTCAGACGAAATCGATTTGCGCGATATCGCGCGAACGCTATGGGCCTCCAAGCTCTTGATTCTTCTTGTCACACTAGTTGTCACTTGTATTGCCGCAGTCTACGTTTTTTTCAGCACCCCGGTATATGAAACTTATGTCCAGACTCTCCCACCTACAGCCAGCGGCCTATCTGGCTACAACATAGGCAGCCAACTTACGGGGGTGGCCATTAGCGGTATAACTCAGACCAATTCGTCCGCCGCCCCCCCCAGCATAAAAGAACTGAGCATTAAAGAAGCCTATAACGATTTCTTGCAACATCTAACATCGAATACAGTGCGCCAACAATTTTTTGAGAACGTATATCTACCTGCGCAGCGCACGACAACTGATCAAATCAACAAAGACAAACTGAAGAAACAACTAGCGAAAGCGTTGGCCATAACTTTACCCACCAAACCAACAGACAATACGGTAAGGGTTAGTTTTGAAGGCACCAACCCTCAAACCATCGCGAATTGGGCGGATACGTATGTAGCGATGGCTATCAAAGCGACTCAGAAAGAACTCCTGAACGACTTGGCCGGAGAAGTCGCTTTACGCACACAAGGCATAGATGACCAAATTTCAACGTTGCGCAAAATCGCCTTGGTCGCGCGCCAAGATCGTATTACACGCCTGAAAGACGCTTTACAAGTGGCCAAATCAATCGGTTTAGAAGTGCCTGCCAACTCAGGAAACCTGGTGACCTCGTACACTGGGGAAACGACCTATTTACGCGGTGCCAAAGCGCTGCAAGCCGAGTTAGATGTTCTGGAAAAACGCAGCAACGACGACCCTTATATCGACAATCTACCCGATCTGCTAAAAAAGCGAGCGTTACTTAAGAGTATTGATCTAAACCCATCACATTTATCAGTGGCGACTATTGATCAAGCCGCCACTGTTCCTCAAGAACCTGTCAAGCCCAAAAAGCTCCTAGTATTAATTTTAGGAGTTATTTTAGGAAGCATATTAGGGGTTCTTATTGCCTTAATTCGGAAAATATCTAAGCGCCTCTAA
- a CDS encoding nucleoside-diphosphate sugar epimerase/dehydratase: MVISVGFRSALVFLFDLAAVFVAWIGAFLIRFNFDWPVGYEHSIWWGVLPLLVAQLIACRWAALYRGMWVFASLPDLKRVLKAVFVSATVLLLFTEFARDYVSIPRSIILLYPLLLLLIMGGGRATWRIWKEHRLYGDVRGKGKPVVVVGAGTAGAMLVRELARSSDWQVVALMDDNRSKWGLEISGRRVEGGSEKLADILERYSAKHVILAMPSAKAEDLQRVTKIATRAGAHLFTVPGLGELMSGRVAINMMRPVRIQDLLGRESVHIDNDHVQAMLTGKQILVTGAGGSIGSELCRQLSRFSPACIVLFEASEFALYMIEQWFTEHRPEINIIPLAGDVKDSQRMTQIFTTWKPDVVFHAAAYKHVPLMEVGNAWQAVRNNVLGTLNVALCAQRFGAERFVLISTDKAVNPTNVMGATKRMAEMVCEVLHCQGQGTRFQMVRFGNVLGSTGSVIPKFQAQIAHGGPVTVTHPEINRYFMSIPEAAQLVLQAAAMGNGGEVFVLDMGEPVKIVDMARNMIRLSGFDEDEIRIEFTGLRPGEKLYEELLADSEETLETPHAKLRIARSRPVPEGFYSYIQEWLAEPEPVSDDQVRIELKRWIPEYEPMKT; this comes from the coding sequence ATGGTTATAAGCGTCGGGTTTCGCTCCGCCCTTGTTTTTTTGTTTGATTTGGCTGCCGTATTCGTCGCGTGGATCGGTGCTTTCTTAATTCGATTTAATTTTGACTGGCCGGTTGGATATGAACACTCCATTTGGTGGGGGGTTTTGCCACTACTGGTCGCACAACTAATAGCATGTCGCTGGGCTGCCTTGTATCGTGGAATGTGGGTGTTTGCGAGTCTCCCAGATTTAAAACGAGTATTAAAGGCTGTTTTTGTCTCGGCGACCGTGTTGTTGTTATTTACTGAGTTCGCACGCGACTATGTGTCGATTCCTCGATCAATTATTTTGCTGTATCCCTTATTGCTCTTGCTGATAATGGGCGGTGGGCGTGCAACTTGGCGCATATGGAAGGAACATCGTCTGTATGGTGATGTTCGTGGTAAGGGTAAGCCTGTTGTGGTTGTTGGGGCGGGCACGGCCGGGGCAATGTTAGTGCGCGAGCTGGCTAGAAGTTCGGATTGGCAGGTGGTTGCCTTGATGGACGATAATCGATCCAAGTGGGGGTTGGAGATTTCTGGCCGCCGAGTGGAAGGGGGATCTGAAAAACTGGCGGATATATTGGAGCGTTATAGCGCCAAGCATGTAATTTTGGCGATGCCGTCGGCAAAAGCCGAAGATCTCCAGCGAGTAACCAAAATTGCTACTCGAGCAGGTGCACACTTGTTCACTGTGCCTGGGCTAGGGGAATTAATGAGCGGGCGGGTTGCCATCAACATGATGCGTCCCGTCAGAATTCAAGATTTGCTTGGCCGTGAGTCGGTACATATTGATAACGATCATGTGCAAGCCATGTTAACGGGTAAACAGATCTTGGTAACCGGTGCGGGCGGGTCAATTGGTAGTGAGTTGTGTCGACAACTGTCACGGTTTTCACCGGCCTGTATCGTGTTATTTGAAGCTAGCGAATTTGCGCTATACATGATCGAGCAGTGGTTTACTGAGCATCGGCCTGAAATAAATATTATTCCGTTGGCTGGTGATGTCAAGGACAGCCAGCGCATGACACAGATTTTCACTACATGGAAACCTGATGTTGTATTTCATGCGGCAGCTTATAAGCATGTGCCGCTCATGGAGGTTGGCAACGCGTGGCAAGCTGTGCGCAATAATGTGCTGGGTACCTTGAATGTGGCTTTATGTGCGCAGCGCTTTGGAGCGGAACGTTTTGTTTTGATTTCTACTGACAAGGCGGTGAACCCAACAAATGTTATGGGTGCTACCAAACGTATGGCTGAAATGGTTTGCGAGGTATTGCACTGTCAGGGGCAGGGCACACGGTTTCAGATGGTGCGATTTGGCAATGTATTAGGCAGCACAGGAAGTGTCATACCCAAGTTTCAAGCACAAATTGCTCATGGAGGCCCTGTTACCGTCACTCATCCTGAAATCAATCGTTACTTTATGTCTATACCAGAGGCTGCTCAGTTGGTGCTGCAAGCGGCAGCGATGGGTAACGGGGGAGAGGTGTTTGTTTTGGATATGGGTGAGCCAGTTAAAATTGTGGATATGGCACGCAATATGATCCGTCTTTCTGGGTTTGATGAAGACGAAATTCGTATTGAATTTACAGGTCTGCGGCCAGGCGAAAAGCTTTATGAGGAACTATTGGCTGATTCAGAAGAAACGCTGGAAACGCCTCATGCCAAACTTCGCATTGCGCGTTCACGTCCAGTGCCAGAGGGCTTTTACTCTTATATACAAGAGTGGCTTGCAGAACCAGAGCCCGTATCTGATGATCAAGTTCGGATTGAATTGAAACGTTGGATTCCAGAATACGAGCCTATGAAAACGTAA